One region of Oryza glaberrima chromosome 7, OglaRS2, whole genome shotgun sequence genomic DNA includes:
- the LOC127778665 gene encoding anthocyanidin 3-O-glucosyltransferase 2-like, translating to MIGHYLCLLALLQYSLPEQCITVSSVVVVPLINLAKAMAMASANVLLLPEAGSGHLMSLIEAGKRLLAHGGRGDGEGPAVTVTVLVVRPATSESAAEVDAHVGRVEASGLGVRFHRLPAVEPPPMGCAAGNVQEFKSRYMQLQAPHVRAAAAELGAAALVVDFFATGVLDAAREAGVPTYVYFTSTAALLALMLRLPALEEEVPVDFEEFDGTVDVPGLPPVPAGSLPAFMGRKESPNFKWFVYHGRRFMDADGIIINTVAELEPALLAAIADGRCVPGRTAPPLYPIGPVLDLEDKPSSNARCVRWLDAQPPASVLFLCFGSMGWFDAAKAREVAAGLERSGHRFLWALRGPPAAGTVHPTDASLDELLPEGFLERTKGRGLVWPTWAPQKEILAHAAIGGFVTHCGWNSTLESLWHGVPLVPWPLYAEQRLNAFELVRDMGVAVPLGVDGKRRDSFVEAAELERAVRSLMDDASEVGRKAREKAAEMKAVCRNAVAPGGGSSYAALQRLLGAIRGGFSTMTQ from the coding sequence ATGATCGGACACTATCTTTGCCTGCTTGCTTTGCTACAATACAGCCTGCCTGAGCAGTGTATCACAGTGTCGTCTGTCGTCGTCGTGCCGCTGATCAATTTGGCCAAagcaatggcgatggcgagcgcgaacgtcctcctcctccccgaggCCGGCTCCGGCCACCTCATGTCGCTGATCGAGGCCGGCAAGCGGCTGCTCGCTCACGGCGgccggggcgacggcgagggcccCGCGGTGACCGTCACCGTGCTGGTCGTCCGCCCGGCGACGTCCGAGTCGGCTGCCGAGGTCGACGCGCACGTCGGGCGCGTCGAGGCATCCGGGCTCGGCGTCCGGTtccaccgcctccccgccgtcgagccgccgccgatggGCTGCGCCGCCGGCAACGTGCAGGAGTTCAAGTCGCGGTACATGCAGCTGCAGGCGCCCCACGtgagggccgcggcggcggagctgggcgccgccgcgctcgtcgtcgACTTCTTCGCCACCGGCGTGCTCGACGCGGCCCGCGAGGCCGGCGTCCCGACGTACGTGTACTTCACGTCCACCGCCGCGTTGCTCGCGCTGATGCTGCGGCTGCCggcgctggaggaggaggtcccCGTCGACTTCGAGGAGTTCGACGGCACGGTCGACGTCCCCGGGTTGCCGCCGGTGCCCGCTGGTTCCCTTCCCGCGTTCATGGGACGCAAGGAGAGCCCGAACTTCAAGTGGTTCGTCTACCACGGCCGCCGCTTCATGGACGCCGACGGCATCATCATCAACACAGTGGCCGAGCTTGAGCCGGCCCTCCTCGCCGCGATCGCCGACGGCCGTTGCGTGCCGGGAcgaacggcgccgccgctgtaCCCGATCGGCCCGGTGCTCGACCTCGAGGACAAGCCGTCGTCGAACGCTCGCTGCGTCCGGTGGCTCGACGcgcagccgccggcgtcggTGCTGTTCCTCTGCTTCGGCAGCATGGGCTGGTTCGACGCCGCGAAGGCGCGCGAGGTCGCCGCGGGGCTCGAGCGCAGCGGCCACCGCTTCCTGTGGGCGCTGCGtggcccgcccgccgccggcacggTGCACCCGACGGACGCGAGcctcgacgagctcctcccGGAGGGGTTCCTGGAGAGGACCAAGGGGAGGGGGCTCGTGTGGCCGACGTGGGCGCCGCAGAAGGAGATCCTCGCCCACGCCGCCATCGGCGGCTTCGtgacgcactgcgggtggaactcgacgctggagAGCCTGTGGCACGGCGTGCCGCTGGTGCCGTGGCCGCTGTACGCGGAGCAGCGCCTGAACGCGTTCGAGCTGGTGCGCGACATGGGCGTGGCCGTGCCGCTCGGGGTGGACGGGAAGCGGCGGGACAGCttcgtggaggcggcggagctggagcgCGCGGTGAGGTCGCTGATGGACGACGCGTCGGAGGTGGGGAGGAAGGcgagggagaaggcggcggagaTGAAGGCCGTGTGCCGGAACGCCGTGGCGCCGGGCGGCGGCTCGTCGTACGCCGCGTTGCAGAGGCTGCTCGGGGCAATTCGCGGCGGCTTCTCTACTATGACCCAGTGA